The DNA window gatcatcaactagtttcagacagggatcatcaactagtttcagtcacagatcatcaactagtttcagacagggatcatcaactagtttcagacagggatcatcaactagtttcagccagggatcatcaactagtttcagccacagatcatcaactagtttcagacagggatcatcaactagtttcagccagggatcatcaactagtttcagacagggatcatcaactagtttcagccagggatcatcaactagtttcagacagggatcatcaactattttcagacagggatcatcaactagtttcagacagggatcatcaactagtttcagacagggatcatcaactagtttcagccacagatcatcaactagtttcagacagggatcatcaactagtttcagacatggatcatcaactagtttcagacagggatcatcaactagtttcagacagggatcatcaactagtttcagacagggatcatcaactagtttcagacagggatcatcaactagtttcagccacagatcatcaactagtttcagacagggatcatcaactagtttcagacatggatcatcaactagtttcagacagggatcaccAACTAGTTTCAGCCacagatcatcaactagtttcagacagggatcatcaactagtttcagacatggatcatcaactagtttcagacagggatcatcaactagtttcagccacgaaacacattttttttgaggatggtcggggggccggaacataattactcAAATTTGtacaaattgaccgcaagaagcccacacagatataatgtttgactaaaacataatcattacAAACCTTGCTTATTTGTATACAATCATGTGTCTTTCTAGTATGCATGGGAacacttgggaacagatttcttacATGAAAataacttggagctgatttcctggtgtttttacagtcgtACAGTCCTAGGGTGGCAGGTGGCCAAGTGATTAGAACattaggccagtaaccaaaatgttgctagattgaatccctgagctgacaaggtaaaaatatgttgttctgcccctgaacaaggcagttaacccactgttcctaggatgtcattgtaaataagaatttgttcttaacttactcgcctagttaaataaagattaaatgaaTAAAAATTATGTCCAACAACTTGGGGGGCCAAATATTACCACCCGTGGGCCAAATTCGGCCTGCAggctgccagttggggaaccctgaacTAGACCTACCTCTTCTCCTCCAGGTCTGTCTTGTTGCCCACTAACATGATGATGACATCACTGCCCCTCTCTGTTCGAACGTCATCAATCCACTTACAGGTCTGCTGGAACGAGTTCATGTCTGTAGAATACATTATTTACAACCTttttactgtattttactgtGTACACCAAAATGACAAGCCCCTATagtacacagtgtgtgtgtgtgtgtgtgtgtgtgtgtgtgtgtgtgtgtgtgtgtgtgtgtgtgtgtgtgtgtgtgtgtgtgtgtgtgcgtgtgtgtgtggttctgctTGGTGTGTGAGTTGTAATGCTCACTTGTGATGTCATACACCACCACAGCGACAGTAGAGTCCCGTATGTAGCTAGGAATCAGACTCCTGAAGCGCTCCTGGCCAGCTGTATCCCACAGCTGCAGCCTCACCTAGATAGATAGCATACACAGAGATACAGTACTGGCTAAATAACAACTCTGTATTAAGACATTTACTTCAGTTCATTTCACCAGGTAAGTTAAATGAGAGTACATTCTCATTTATGAATGCCTCGTCGATGTAAttagtatgtagtatgtacaaGTATGTATagttcagtggaggctggtggaaggagctgtaggaggatgggctcattgtaatggctggaatgctATTGTACTAGTTAGCGTGCCAGGCCACTAAAAGTGTAGAAATCATGTAGTCTGTGTTGATCTGTGTGTTCCTTTCAGGAAACTGACAACGTTTCTTACTGTTCGGTCCTCCAGGTACATGGTCTTTGATAAGAAGTCAATCCCAATGGTTGCCTGTCAAAGAAAACAACAGGAAAGTGATATTAGCAATAATAGAACAATAAAAATGTGTCCCACAGGGTACAGTGTTTCACCCTCTATAGTTTGTTATTCACAAAAGAAAATATGTATTGTGATAGATAGGAAACATAAAAAGCTATTCAGTGTGTAGGCCAAGCACTGACATCTAATCAAATCTATGGTAATTAGATTTGTATTGCCCTTTGTACTTTGTACTCTAATTGATGTCCTGTAATTTGTTTGTAATTTATGTCCTGTAATTTGTTTGTACCTGAACATTAAATAAAGGAGCCAAGTTTTACCTGATATGTGTTGTCGAAGCTGTCGTACATGAACCTGGTGATCAGTGATGTTTTCCCCACTGGAAGATGAACAGAACACAAGGGTgaacatacagtagatacatacatacatacatacatacagtagttacagtacatacagtagatacagtagatacagtagatacatacatacatacatacatacatacatacatacatacatacatacatacatacagtagatacagtacatacagtacatacagtagatacatacatacatacatacatacatacatacatacatacatacatacatacagtagatacagtagatacagtatatacatacatacatacatacatacatacatacatacatacatacatacatacatacatacatacatacagtagatacagtagatacatacatacatacatacatacatacatacatacatacatacatacatacagtagatacattagatacagtatatacatacatacatacatacatacatacatacatacatacatacatacatacatacagtagatacatacatacatacatacatacatacatacatacatacatacatacatacatacatacatacatacatacagtagatacattagatacagtacatacatacatacatacatacatacatacatacatacatacatacatacatacagtgcattcagaaagtattcatactcatggactttttccacattttgttatgttacggcctcattttaaaatgtattaaattggggggattttctcatcaatctacacacaataccccataacgacaaagcaaaaacaggtttatacatttttgcaaatgtatacaaaataaaaaactgaagcgcactggagcaggttttcatcaaggatctctctgtactttgctccgttcatctttccctcgatcctgactcttctcccagtccctgccgttgaaaagaatccccacagcatgatgctgccacctccatgcttcacctaagggatggtaccaggtttcttccagacgtgacacttggcattcagaacaaagagttcaatcttggtttcatcagaccagagaatcttgtttctcatggtctgagagtcctttaggtgccttttggcaaattccaagcggactgtcatgtgccttttactgatgagtggcttccgtctggacactctacgataaaggcctgattggtggagtgctgcagagatggttgtccttctggaagattctcccatctccacagacgaactctggagctcagtcagagtgaccattgggttcttggtcacctccctgaccaaggcccttctcccccgattgctcagtttggccgggcggccagctctaggaagagtatggttccaaacttcttccatttaagaatgatggaggccactgtgttcttgtggaccttcaatgctgcagaaatgttttgctacacttctccagatctgtgccttgacacaatcctgtctcggagctatacagaaaattcctttgacctcatggcttggtttttgctctgaaatgcactgtcaactgtgggaccttatatgaacaggtgtgtgcctttccaaatcatgtcattatggggtattgtacaTAGATTGATGTTtgattttttaaatcaaatacatacatacacacacacacacacacacacacacacacacacacacacacacacacacacacacacacacacacacacacactcacactcacactcacactcacactcacacatacatacatacatacatacatacatacatacatacatacatacatacatacatacatacatacatacatacatacgtacatacacacatataggtaactgccaaaataattcTGGAGTcgtgcctgagacagcgttttccaccaccgtCAACAAAACatcaaatgatggaatttcttgtggaagactggtgtcgcatccctccaatagagttccagacacttgtggaATCTATGCCagggtgcattgaagctgttctgacaCACCCTATTAACACATGTTATGTtaatgtttcctttattttggcagttacctgtacataccGTGCAGGACATACATTGTCCACATTgtctacacatacatacatacatacatacatacatacatacatacatacatacatacatacatacatacatacatacatacatacatacatacagtaaatacataATGTTTTGAAATCAATAACTAGCCTATGGACAGCTTTGTCTAGGTGTCTTAGGCTCCTTGTAGCTAAGTACATCACAGTTAGTGACCTACAAAAGGCTATGGGCAGTGGCCATTACAGGCTTGAAATCAGCACCACACCGCTACATTACAACATACCTTACAGAAAGCCATTAGGGTGTTAGCTAAATACAAATGCAataacacatgcacacaaacacacacacacacacacacacacagacactcacacacacacagtacatacacacacacacacacacacacacacacacacacacacacacacacacacacacacacacacacacacacacacacacacacacacacacacacacacacacacacacacacacactgtacatacacacacgtacacgtacatacagtacacacacacacacacacacacacacacacacacacacacacacacacacacacacacacacacacacacacacacacacacacacacagtacatacacacacacacagtatacacacgcacacacaccacacacacagaacccaTTCTATTACAAATAAACCACTAGTATTTTTCACTTCCATGATTGTACCGAAATGTGTATAGCTATTCCGACTGTATGATGTCTGACCAGTGACCACATATTCCAAGAGGTTTATAGCGCTAAACCATTATCGACCTAGACTCCTGAATCTGTGTCATATCAACCACGTAAACAGTCATTATTCCCTAAATGATTGAATTATTGAATACAGCATCATGTTACGAAACGGAAAAACCATTCGTGACTATCATTATGTTACCGAACTGTGAGTCAAGTGATGGAGATTGGAGACAGTGACTGCGAGGTTTATACATTCTACAGACATCGCCAACCTGGGTGTGTCCCGAACTGACACATGGGAACTGTTTGTCTATTTATCCCTTTTAAACCTAACAAAAAATTATAGCTTGTCATGTCATATATTTTAATGTTACATTTACGCCTATAATCAACGATGGAACTGTGATAACATGTTATTATAATCTTGGAACAGAACGAATCTTTCTGCCGGTCACTGCACCACATCAAAACATCCACATTCGTATTTCACGTCGTCTACTGTATTCTTTCTCTAATACCAATGATACattaaaataaaacatgtttaaatAGAGAAATGGGTTTAAATTAAAATTAACATCTGGAAAACCGGGAAGATAGATTTATTTCATGACGTTTTAGATCACAATGGATGACTAATCAAATTTTCTACAAAAACAAAATCGTGACAGGAACCGGTGAATTGGTTGATTGGGCTAACATATTACACAACCTCTCAAAACATTTACAAAACAGTGAAAACTTTCAAATAGACCAAATAACACAGTTATGGCCTTCAGGATGCATTAGCGTGTTTGGCAACTGATAACCAAGCAAGCCTCCAAGCCAAGGCTCTCCAAAATGCTCGACTCACCGCTCTGTTCTCCTAAAAAGACGAGTTTAAATTTCCTCAGAGGGTTCCCCAAGTCTCCTCCGGCGGACATGGTTACAGCGATAAAGCTCTATCGGATTATAATACAGGTTTTCTGATCCAGAGGCGTTGTTTCTTTCACTATCGGTGTGCTGGGATCCTCCTCTGCTCATATGATGATGGGAATGCAGCTTAGCATCGTCCTGTCAATTTAGGATGCGTGTGCGCCTGTGCGCGACCTCACCTTATTCGTTCTCTCACCTTCTGAAATATTATGGCATTTTCTACCGTTATTCCTTACATTTACACAGTGTATGCATTTTCAGAAAAGCAAGTAACGTAATGCAATAGCTGTGTTTTCGGGTTAGTTTTTATTTCCAAACACATTGTATTATAAAAAAATTGTTATAGTAATATGACATTCACATTCATTCACAAATAGTGTCATTGATACAAATC is part of the Oncorhynchus keta strain PuntledgeMale-10-30-2019 chromosome 15, Oket_V2, whole genome shotgun sequence genome and encodes:
- the LOC118395180 gene encoding ras-related protein Rab-6B, producing the protein MSAGGDLGNPLRKFKLVFLGEQSVGKTSLITRFMYDSFDNTYQATIGIDFLSKTMYLEDRTVRLQLWDTAGQERFRSLIPSYIRDSTVAVVVYDITNMNSFQQTCKWIDDVRTERGSDVIIMLVGNKTDLEEKRQITIEAGEQRAKELNVMFIETSAKTGTNVKQLFRRVAATLPGMESLDDVNPEGMIDIKLDKPAEPTVPEGGCSC